CCGAGCTTGTGGATGACGAGCGGCAGCGCGATCTGGTCGAGCCAGGGATCGAAGCTCTGGCAGGCGAGTTCCTCGGGCGGGTCGTCGCGGATCGCGAGCGCGTAGTCGAGGAAGGTCTGGCCGAAGACGCGGGGACATTCGTAGAAGAAGAAGCCCGCGTTGAAGTAAAGGTAGCGTTTCCAGTATTCGTCGGGCTCGTCGAGGTCGAGCGAGCTTTGGAAATCGAGGCCGAACTTGTCGTAGAGCGATTTCCATAGCCCGGTGTAGCCCGGCCCGTAAAGCTCGGGCTGGGGCCATGTGCCCTCGCGCCGGAGCGACGCGGTGGGGCGCGCGAAATCGAAGGGCACCGCGTCCAGATCGCCGGTCACCAGCGTGTCCGTGTCGAAGAAGACGAAAGGTTCGCCCTCGGGCAGCGCGAATAACGCCTCGATCTTGTTGCCGTAGGGGTAGGCCTGGCCGAAATGGCGGGTCTCGAAGGGCACGATCTCGGCCCCGAGTTCGGTCAGCAGGTCGCGCGTGTCCTCGCCGCGGATGGTGGGGTCGTTCTTCCAGAGCGGTCCCGGCTGTGGTTCGGCCACGATGAGGCGGCCCGCGAAATCGGGATTGTGACGCCGGAAGGAGGCGCAGAAGATCACCGCCTCGTATTGCAGCCGCCCGCCCTGGCCCACGATCATGATGTTGAATTTGCGGGATGTCTTCGCCGTCGCGACCATGCCTGCCCCTGATCTCCGGTCTGCCTCCGCGCCAGTATAGGAGGGTATGGCGCAAGTCAGAAGGGGGCAGGTGGAAAGATTGCGGGAAAGTGGCGGCTCAGGTGAAGACCGGGGGCGTCGTCATCTCGCCGCGCCAGAGCACGTAGGCCAGGACCGCGCTTCGATGCGTGGTGAGCGCATGGGGCGCGTTCGAGGGGTGATAGATCGTCTCGCCCGCGCGGAGGATCCGGGACGGCCGACCGTCGAGGTGAAACTCGGCCTCGCCCGCCACGACGAGATAGAGTTCCTCGGCGGGGTGGCGGTGCAGCGGGTAGTGGTAGCCGGGCAGCTGGTAGACCAGGAAACCGCGCATCTCGTCGGTGGCGAAAGGCGCGTCCCGGCCCAGTATCTCGAAACAGCCGAAATGGCGGTGAAGCTCGGCGCCGATGGGCGTGTGGCGGTAGGTGTCGCGCCACTGCGCCAGCGGGGCGGCGGCGATGAGCGCGTCGCGGAAGGCCTCGCAGCCGGGGGCGGGCAGGGTGCCCGCGCTCTGCATCGCGTCGCAGAGCGGGTCGTGGTGCGGCTCGAGGGCGCGGGGCACGGGCGCATCGGGAAAGCGACAGAACCGCGCGAGCGCCGCGCTGCGGGCATGCAACTCGCGCGCCTCCGAAAGGAGCGTCTGCCAGCGCGGGTCGGTCACGGGATCACCACGATGTTGCCGGTGTGCTTCTTGGCGAGAAACGCCTCCTGCGCCGCGCGCAACTCGCGCAGTGGGTAGGTCGCGGCGAGCGCGGGGCGCAGTTCGCCGCGTTCGATATAGGTGACGATATCGGCGAGGATATGGGTGGGGATCACGGTCGAGCCGAGGAAGGTCAGGTCGCGCAGGTAGAAGCGCCGGAGGTCGAACGCGACGACCGGTCCCGCGATCGCGCCCGAGCAGGCGTATCGGCCGCCGCGCTCGAGCACGTCGATCAGGTCGGGCCAGAGAGGGCCGCCCACCACATCGGCGACCACGGTGATCTTCTCGTCCGCGAGGGCGCCGCGCAGATCGTCGGGCGTGCGCGGAAGGAGGCGGTCGGCGCCGAGCGCGCGGACCGCGTCGTGCTTGTCCTCGCCCGCCATGGCGATCACCCGCGCGCCGCGCCGCTTGGCCAGTTGCACGAGCGCGCCGCCCACGCCGCCCGAGGCGCCGGGCACGAGCACCGTGTCGCCCAGGGCCACGGCGGCGCGGGCGAGCATCCCCTCGGCGGTGGTGAAGCTGCACTGGAAGGTGGCGAGCTCGGC
This window of the Roseovarius sp. SCSIO 43702 genome carries:
- a CDS encoding alcohol dehydrogenase family protein, whose translation is MPEIPTTMQAMVLTRHGGLDAYEWHEDWPVPIPGDRELLIRVGACGLNNTDVNTRTGWYSSSVTGATDGTASGDPEATDPGWGGAPIDFPRIQGADVVGRVVAVGERTDPSFIGKRVMLDAWLRDWSASATPEVIGYLGSERDGGFAQYVTADPRGLLVVDSPLSDAELATFQCSFTTAEGMLARAAVALGDTVLVPGASGGVGGALVQLAKRRGARVIAMAGEDKHDAVRALGADRLLPRTPDDLRGALADEKITVVADVVGGPLWPDLIDVLERGGRYACSGAIAGPVVAFDLRRFYLRDLTFLGSTVIPTHILADIVTYIERGELRPALAATYPLRELRAAQEAFLAKKHTGNIVVIP
- a CDS encoding dimethylsulfonioproprionate lyase family protein; translated protein: MTDPRWQTLLSEARELHARSAALARFCRFPDAPVPRALEPHHDPLCDAMQSAGTLPAPGCEAFRDALIAAAPLAQWRDTYRHTPIGAELHRHFGCFEILGRDAPFATDEMRGFLVYQLPGYHYPLHRHPAEELYLVVAGEAEFHLDGRPSRILRAGETIYHPSNAPHALTTHRSAVLAYVLWRGEMTTPPVFT